In one window of Methanococcoides methylutens DNA:
- the hisA gene encoding 1-(5-phosphoribosyl)-5-[(5-phosphoribosylamino)methylideneamino]imidazole-4-carboxamide isomerase, translating into MSFEVIPAVDMKGGKCVQLVQGVPGSEMVSLDDPVQVALDWVSQGAKTLHLIDLDGAIEGTRTNAPIIRNIVEKCKPQGIYIQVGGGIRSFEDAATLLEIGVDRVILSTAALKDPELISRLSTEFGSDSVNVALDSKNGKISIEGWTKESEHTAVEMGSLFEEKGAGTILFTNIDTEGLLSGVDPKPTEELVKAVTIPVIASGGVTTLEDIITLKNTGASGVVVGSALYKKNFTLTEAINTITNEI; encoded by the coding sequence ATGAGCTTTGAAGTTATCCCTGCAGTTGATATGAAAGGTGGGAAATGTGTCCAGCTTGTCCAGGGCGTCCCAGGAAGCGAAATGGTTTCACTTGATGATCCCGTACAAGTTGCCCTTGATTGGGTGTCACAGGGAGCAAAGACATTGCACCTTATCGACCTTGACGGTGCGATCGAGGGAACTCGCACAAATGCACCAATCATCAGGAACATCGTCGAAAAATGCAAGCCACAGGGGATATACATACAGGTTGGAGGAGGCATACGTTCCTTTGAGGACGCTGCTACACTACTTGAGATCGGTGTTGACAGAGTCATCCTCAGTACCGCTGCATTAAAGGATCCCGAACTTATCAGCAGGCTTTCCACTGAGTTTGGAAGTGACAGCGTCAATGTTGCCCTGGATTCGAAGAATGGGAAGATATCCATCGAAGGCTGGACAAAAGAATCCGAGCACACAGCAGTGGAGATGGGGTCCCTGTTCGAAGAGAAAGGAGCTGGCACTATACTGTTCACCAATATAGACACAGAGGGGCTTTTGAGCGGAGTTGACCCAAAACCAACTGAAGAGCTTGTAAAAGCCGTTACCATACCAGTGATCGCATCTGGCGGGGTCACAACACTTGAGGACATAATAACCCTAAAGAACACAGGAGCCAGCGGGGTTGTTGTGGGAAGTGCCCTCTACAAGAAAAATTTCACATTGACGGAAGCAATAAATACGATCACTAATGAAATTTAA
- a CDS encoding sulfide/dihydroorotate dehydrogenase-like FAD/NAD-binding protein has product MAYKIVEKRQLVPDVHLMNIEAPDVAAAAKPGQFIILRIDEEGERIPLTIADYDVDEGFVTIIFQEMGKTTKQLAKMAAGDELQDFVGPLGKASEIEKIGTVVLVGGGVGIAPVYPQARAYREIGNKVISIIGARNESLLILEDEMNAVSDELLVATDDGSKGHHGFVTDLVKELLDGDEKIDRIVAIGPPIMMRAVAGVTDPYDVETIVSLNPIMVDGTGMCGGCRVNIGGETKFACVDGPEFNAKDVDFNLLMSRLSLYRKEEMESLETYKKGCGDDCKCQ; this is encoded by the coding sequence ATGGCATACAAAATAGTAGAGAAACGTCAGTTGGTGCCGGATGTGCACCTGATGAACATCGAGGCTCCTGATGTGGCTGCGGCTGCAAAGCCCGGTCAGTTCATTATTCTTCGTATTGATGAAGAGGGTGAAAGGATCCCTCTGACAATTGCAGATTATGATGTAGACGAGGGTTTTGTTACTATCATCTTCCAGGAAATGGGCAAGACAACAAAACAACTCGCTAAAATGGCTGCAGGGGATGAGCTTCAGGACTTCGTAGGTCCTCTGGGCAAAGCATCCGAGATCGAGAAGATCGGCACTGTAGTGCTTGTGGGTGGAGGGGTTGGAATTGCTCCTGTTTATCCTCAGGCAAGGGCATACCGCGAGATCGGCAACAAGGTGATCTCCATAATTGGGGCTCGCAATGAAAGCCTGCTTATCCTTGAAGATGAGATGAATGCTGTAAGTGACGAGCTTCTTGTGGCAACGGACGATGGTTCTAAAGGTCACCACGGTTTTGTCACAGACCTTGTCAAGGAACTTCTTGATGGTGACGAGAAGATAGATAGGATCGTAGCCATTGGTCCTCCTATAATGATGCGTGCAGTTGCAGGTGTCACTGATCCTTATGATGTGGAGACCATTGTAAGCCTTAACCCGATCATGGTAGATGGTACCGGTATGTGCGGCGGATGCCGTGTGAACATTGGTGGCGAGACCAAGTTCGCATGTGTTGATGGTCCTGAGTTCAATGCAAAGGACGTTGACTTCAACCTTCTCATGAGTCGCTTATCATTATATCGAAAAGAGGAAATGGAATCTCTTGAGACTTATAAAAAAGGCTGCGGGGATGATTGTAAATGTCAATAA
- the hisG gene encoding ATP phosphoribosyltransferase: protein MIRIAIPNKGRLHDPTVELFKEAGLPVLGGSNRKLFAKTTDPEITFLFARAADIPEYVQDGAADVGITGLDLISETESDVEILLDLKYGGADLVLAVPEDSEISSSKDLEGMRVATEFPGITARYFENMGVDIDVVKVSGACEMTPHVGIADAIVDISSSGTTLTMNHLKMIEKVFTSSIYLIANHKTLETEEKIQHIKTALESVLHAKQKRYLMMNVPSDKLEKVKEELPGLAGPTIMKVESKKDIMAVHAVVDADIIFATINKLKAAGAFDILVVPIERMIP from the coding sequence ATGATACGTATTGCAATACCCAACAAAGGGAGATTACACGACCCCACAGTAGAACTGTTCAAAGAAGCAGGACTTCCGGTACTCGGAGGATCTAACAGAAAACTGTTCGCAAAGACCACAGACCCGGAAATAACATTCCTTTTCGCAAGGGCTGCAGACATTCCTGAATATGTACAGGATGGTGCCGCAGATGTAGGTATCACCGGACTTGATCTTATATCTGAGACCGAATCAGACGTAGAGATCCTGCTTGACCTGAAATATGGAGGAGCAGACCTTGTACTCGCTGTTCCGGAAGATTCGGAGATATCATCTTCAAAGGACCTTGAAGGTATGAGAGTAGCAACTGAATTCCCGGGGATCACAGCCAGATACTTTGAGAACATGGGAGTGGATATCGACGTTGTAAAGGTTAGCGGCGCCTGTGAAATGACACCACATGTCGGCATTGCTGACGCAATTGTGGACATTTCAAGCTCCGGAACCACGCTCACCATGAATCATCTGAAGATGATCGAAAAAGTATTTACTTCATCCATCTACCTCATAGCCAACCATAAAACACTGGAAACAGAGGAGAAGATCCAGCACATCAAGACAGCCCTTGAAAGTGTTCTCCATGCCAAGCAAAAGAGATACCTGATGATGAATGTGCCCTCAGACAAGCTTGAGAAAGTAAAAGAAGAGCTTCCCGGACTTGCCGGCCCTACAATAATGAAAGTGGAATCCAAGAAGGATATTATGGCAGTCCATGCTGTAGTCGATGCAGACATCATATTTGCCACCATCAACAAGCTCAAAGCTGCAGGCGCATTTGACATACTGGTCGTACCTATTGAGAGAATGATCCCCTGA
- a CDS encoding phosphoadenosine phosphosulfate reductase domain-containing protein, with protein sequence MHLKKADSQMHKSPSKKGNKSNKGSREKKKGFRKPAGQENPRIFWCKECNVPLLKPECGSCDGEILEVKLSGSGDIRFCSPYERGVLGDLLLSEYGCDPIGEHLVLLNKIPGDDKTDEVIVDGLKVGVLFYDMHVMAYRFELSATGAQLLHSVTDSRTVVLKKTRSHLNGKKVQAELLDHFSNDIKKGDPVIVVSGNLVGSGIALCNSEDMGQAEGPVIRVRKILANTMMLSPKISVMDDAIKANLPHLRQLGKNAMNTIKGIANQKDYRKLPVHVSFSGGKDSLVVLDLTLSALKSRDVSAFFLNTGIEFPETVDFVHDHCEKRGIELIEEKAENAFWDNLESFGPPAKDFRWCCKVCKLAPAGRVIDRCTEGGGVCLTIDGKRKHESFSRANIAASEKNPFVPDQLNIFPIRDWRAIEVWLYIHWRGLEYNPLYDRGFERVGCYLCPAELSAEYERLHEIHPSLYGRWNDYLLKWARSRGLSDEYVRHGLWRWKELPPKMVNLAKDLGIETEQVRKDEDFAIILTSGFSPCREGGYTVEAAVSGVLLSEAAAVLNILGTTVLSEDLGMLLVRTGSDSIKFFSSGSLKVTARTEDDAREYLKRTAEQLMRINKCTECGICLKVCPVNAITLGSEKGKLFISDDCIRCGRCTDACVVLKYSDRLLSDILNMDGRSARRTSFE encoded by the coding sequence ATGCACTTAAAAAAGGCCGACTCACAGATGCATAAATCTCCTTCTAAAAAAGGCAATAAAAGCAACAAAGGTTCTCGTGAAAAGAAAAAAGGTTTCAGGAAACCTGCCGGACAGGAGAATCCTCGTATATTCTGGTGCAAGGAATGCAATGTACCTCTTCTCAAACCAGAATGTGGTTCCTGTGATGGCGAGATCCTTGAAGTGAAACTCTCAGGGTCAGGTGACATACGTTTCTGTTCGCCTTATGAACGTGGGGTACTTGGGGATCTGCTTTTGTCCGAATATGGCTGCGATCCTATTGGTGAGCATCTGGTCCTTCTTAACAAAATTCCCGGCGATGATAAGACCGATGAGGTGATCGTCGACGGGCTGAAGGTCGGTGTGTTGTTCTATGACATGCATGTGATGGCATATCGTTTCGAGCTATCTGCAACTGGTGCGCAGTTACTCCACTCGGTGACCGACAGCAGAACGGTTGTCCTGAAGAAGACAAGGTCCCATCTCAATGGCAAGAAAGTGCAGGCAGAGCTGCTGGATCACTTTAGTAATGACATCAAAAAAGGAGATCCTGTGATCGTGGTGTCTGGTAATCTCGTTGGTTCGGGTATTGCTTTGTGCAACAGTGAGGACATGGGTCAGGCAGAAGGCCCGGTTATTCGGGTAAGAAAAATTCTGGCCAATACTATGATGTTAAGCCCAAAGATCTCCGTAATGGATGATGCAATAAAGGCCAATCTCCCTCACCTGAGGCAATTAGGGAAGAATGCAATGAACACCATCAAGGGCATTGCAAACCAGAAAGATTACCGGAAATTGCCTGTGCATGTATCTTTCAGTGGGGGAAAGGACAGTCTTGTGGTCCTGGACCTGACATTGAGTGCTCTTAAGAGCAGGGATGTAAGTGCTTTCTTCCTGAACACCGGGATCGAGTTTCCGGAGACTGTGGATTTTGTGCACGACCACTGTGAAAAACGGGGTATTGAACTTATCGAAGAAAAAGCAGAAAATGCTTTCTGGGATAACCTTGAGAGCTTCGGTCCTCCTGCAAAGGATTTCCGCTGGTGCTGCAAGGTATGTAAGCTTGCTCCTGCAGGGCGTGTGATCGACCGTTGTACTGAAGGTGGTGGTGTGTGCCTGACCATCGATGGAAAGCGAAAGCATGAGTCATTTTCCAGGGCAAATATTGCTGCCAGTGAAAAGAATCCCTTTGTTCCCGACCAGTTGAACATCTTCCCGATAAGGGACTGGCGTGCTATTGAGGTATGGCTTTACATACACTGGCGCGGGCTGGAGTACAATCCTCTCTATGATAGGGGTTTTGAGCGGGTGGGCTGCTACCTGTGCCCTGCAGAATTGTCTGCAGAATATGAAAGGTTGCATGAGATCCATCCATCGCTATATGGCAGGTGGAATGACTATCTCCTGAAGTGGGCACGTTCCAGAGGGCTTTCAGATGAATATGTGAGGCATGGGTTGTGGCGCTGGAAGGAGTTGCCGCCTAAGATGGTAAATCTTGCTAAGGATCTCGGAATTGAGACCGAACAGGTCCGGAAGGATGAGGATTTTGCTATCATTCTAACTTCAGGGTTTTCTCCTTGCAGGGAAGGTGGTTACACCGTTGAAGCAGCTGTTAGTGGAGTGCTTTTAAGCGAGGCTGCTGCAGTGCTGAATATTCTGGGGACCACAGTTCTCTCAGAAGATCTTGGCATGTTGCTTGTCAGGACGGGCAGTGATTCGATAAAGTTCTTCTCTTCCGGCAGTCTCAAGGTTACCGCAAGGACCGAGGATGATGCAAGGGAGTATCTCAAAAGGACTGCAGAACAACTGATGCGGATAAACAAGTGCACGGAATGTGGCATATGCCTGAAGGTCTGTCCTGTTAATGCCATTACTCTTGGATCTGAAAAGGGAAAGCTGTTCATAAGTGATGACTGCATACGTTGTGGAAGGTGTACGGATGCCTGTGTTGTCCTGAAATATTCGGACAGGCTTCTCTCTGACATACTGAATATGGATGGTAGGTCCGCGAGAAGAACTTCCTTTGAGTGA
- a CDS encoding methionine adenosyltransferase, which translates to MIRNIKVEHLHETPIEKQEIELVERKGIGHPDSISDGLAEAVSRALCKEYINKCGTVLHHNTDETQIVAGRSNPQFGGGEVTKPIYTLLVGRATKTFDGMEIPVEAVALEAARDYVRNTIVDMDMERDMIIDCKLGTGSSDLRDVFHRDHVPMANDTSFGVGHAPFSELEQIVYNTERQLLTDLKKKKIPGIGEDIKVMGLRDKDDISLTICCGMVGKHIDDMDHYINAKEEMTEYVLDLATKYTERNVFAHINTADDVEGGCDCVFLTVTGTSAEMGDDGSVGRGNRSNGLITPNRPMSMEATSGKNPINHIGKIYNILSTQMARDVVSAVDEVSDVHVKLLSQIGQPIDQPLVANARIIPEEGANFANIRSEAEVVIDDWLENITKITDMVVNGDVMTF; encoded by the coding sequence ATGATACGAAATATCAAAGTTGAACACCTTCACGAGACCCCAATCGAGAAGCAGGAAATCGAACTTGTAGAAAGAAAAGGTATAGGTCATCCGGACAGTATCAGTGACGGTCTGGCAGAGGCTGTAAGCCGTGCCCTTTGTAAGGAATACATCAACAAGTGCGGTACAGTACTTCACCACAACACCGATGAGACTCAGATCGTTGCAGGGAGGTCTAATCCTCAGTTTGGTGGCGGAGAGGTCACCAAGCCAATCTACACTCTCCTTGTAGGAAGGGCAACCAAGACATTCGATGGCATGGAGATCCCTGTTGAGGCAGTTGCTCTTGAAGCTGCACGTGACTATGTCCGAAACACGATTGTTGATATGGACATGGAGCGCGACATGATCATCGACTGTAAGCTTGGAACCGGGTCTTCTGATCTCAGGGATGTTTTCCACAGGGACCACGTGCCTATGGCAAACGACACATCATTTGGTGTGGGTCATGCTCCTTTCTCAGAACTTGAGCAGATCGTTTACAATACCGAGAGGCAGCTTCTTACCGATCTTAAAAAGAAGAAGATCCCTGGAATTGGAGAGGATATCAAAGTAATGGGCCTGAGGGACAAAGATGACATTTCCCTTACCATCTGCTGTGGTATGGTGGGAAAGCACATTGATGATATGGACCACTATATCAATGCAAAGGAAGAGATGACCGAGTACGTCCTTGACCTTGCTACCAAGTATACTGAAAGGAATGTATTCGCCCACATCAATACTGCGGATGATGTTGAAGGTGGATGCGACTGTGTTTTCCTTACCGTTACAGGAACCTCTGCAGAGATGGGTGACGATGGTTCAGTCGGACGTGGAAACCGTTCTAACGGTCTTATCACTCCAAACAGGCCAATGAGCATGGAAGCAACAAGTGGTAAGAATCCGATCAATCACATTGGTAAGATCTACAATATCCTGTCCACACAGATGGCAAGGGATGTCGTAAGTGCAGTGGATGAGGTCAGCGATGTTCATGTGAAGTTGCTCTCTCAGATAGGACAGCCTATTGACCAGCCATTGGTGGCAAATGCCCGTATTATTCCTGAAGAAGGTGCAAACTTCGCTAACATAAGATCTGAGGCAGAAGTTGTCATTGACGACTGGCTTGAGAACATCACAAAGATCACTGATATGGTCGTCAACGGCGATGTCATGACCTTCTGA
- a CDS encoding AI-2E family transporter, translating into MVANISNELSRQIGSRWKIFVIIALVILFSIFVYILLPLADGIMLGLVFAYIARPIYMPLKRKRHLGAFIATMFIVAPITLILGMGIVEIANQIVWISENQTVVLGSLFDFIRDLNIPHAYYEQIQQTIWDSSLSVLPLLGNLVFVSYARGIAMFMINLMIAIFMCFFLLADGDALYRSMLRIVPDGDQNVVKRYVHHMDVILSGVFIGNAYAALSVSTLSVIVFYAFGLSHVLALATLIFVASAIPMFAGYMVLVVLSIIRYFSLGLESALIFFVICSIVIYVPPELFLRPYLAGIKSHIHPFLIMLTFLGGAFVGGIAGFFAAPILLGSLVAAYRVYVECQDKAEAEQVDAGNAEVEQAE; encoded by the coding sequence ATGGTCGCAAACATATCTAATGAGCTGTCCCGGCAGATCGGTTCCAGATGGAAGATCTTTGTAATAATAGCTTTAGTTATACTATTTTCCATTTTTGTTTATATCTTGCTGCCTCTTGCTGATGGTATAATGCTGGGACTTGTTTTCGCATATATAGCACGTCCTATCTATATGCCATTGAAGAGGAAACGTCATTTAGGTGCTTTCATTGCCACGATGTTCATTGTGGCACCAATTACGCTGATACTTGGCATGGGTATTGTCGAGATCGCTAACCAGATCGTCTGGATATCTGAGAACCAAACTGTTGTACTTGGTTCTCTGTTCGATTTTATACGCGATCTCAACATCCCCCATGCCTACTATGAACAGATCCAGCAGACTATATGGGATTCATCTCTCTCTGTCCTTCCTCTTCTTGGTAATCTTGTATTCGTTTCCTATGCACGCGGGATCGCTATGTTCATGATCAATCTTATGATCGCGATTTTCATGTGCTTTTTCCTTCTTGCAGATGGCGATGCGCTCTACCGCTCAATGCTCAGGATCGTTCCGGATGGAGATCAGAATGTTGTCAAAAGATATGTCCATCACATGGATGTGATCCTTAGTGGCGTGTTTATTGGCAATGCCTATGCTGCACTTTCAGTAAGTACGCTTTCTGTTATTGTGTTCTATGCATTTGGTCTGTCACATGTTCTTGCGCTGGCAACCCTCATCTTCGTTGCATCTGCGATACCTATGTTTGCCGGTTACATGGTACTGGTCGTTCTTTCTATCATACGCTACTTCAGCCTTGGACTTGAGAGTGCTCTGATATTCTTTGTTATATGTTCTATTGTCATCTATGTGCCACCTGAGTTGTTCCTGCGTCCATATCTTGCAGGTATAAAATCGCACATTCATCCGTTCCTTATTATGTTGACATTCCTCGGCGGTGCATTTGTCGGGGGAATTGCCGGTTTCTTTGCAGCCCCGATACTTCTGGGGTCCCTGGTGGCAGCCTACCGCGTTTATGTGGAGTGTCAGGATAAGGCTGAAGCTGAGCAGGTAGACGCAGGGAATGCTGAAGTTGAGCAAGCAGAGTAA
- the hisB gene encoding imidazoleglycerol-phosphate dehydratase HisB — MRNAKIERKTKETDIRMELDLDGTGSSEINTGIGFFDHMLTSFARHGSFDLKIDATGDLIVDEHHLIEDTAIVLGQAIAKAVGDKNGIARFGEARIPMDEALADVVLDLGGRTYLVINAEFESPRVGEMNTQLVRHFFESLTENAKMNLHATVTGYNDHHKIEALFKAFAYALRRAVKVEGDGIKSTKGVL; from the coding sequence ATGAGAAATGCAAAGATCGAACGAAAGACGAAAGAGACGGACATTCGCATGGAACTTGACCTGGACGGCACAGGTTCATCAGAGATCAATACAGGGATCGGGTTCTTTGACCATATGCTCACGTCCTTTGCAAGGCATGGAAGTTTTGATCTGAAGATCGACGCAACCGGCGACCTGATCGTTGATGAACACCACCTCATAGAAGATACTGCTATTGTCCTTGGCCAGGCGATCGCAAAAGCAGTCGGCGATAAGAACGGGATCGCAAGATTCGGAGAGGCACGCATACCCATGGATGAAGCCCTGGCAGATGTGGTCCTTGATCTGGGCGGTCGAACTTACCTTGTGATTAATGCCGAATTCGAATCACCACGCGTGGGCGAGATGAATACACAGCTGGTAAGGCATTTCTTTGAGTCTTTAACAGAGAATGCAAAAATGAACCTGCATGCAACTGTTACAGGCTACAATGACCACCACAAGATAGAGGCACTTTTCAAAGCCTTTGCCTATGCACTACGCCGTGCAGTAAAAGTAGAAGGTGACGGTATTAAAAGCACAAAAGGCGTGCTTTAA
- the gltA gene encoding NADPH-dependent glutamate synthase yields MSITQEMPEQPADERIHNFEEVALGYTEDQAMLEAERCLECKKPKCVEGCPVNIDIPGFVSKMKEGNFEEAIGVIKKTNTLPAVCGRVCPQEEQCEKLCILGKKSEPISIGRLERFCADREREAGVKDPVVAEPTGKKVAIVGTGPAGLTAASDLAKAGHSVTMFEALHEAGGVLIYGIPEFRLPKAIVKEEVEYIMKLGAELKVDYVIGRIKTLDQLEDEFDAVFLGTGAGLPKFMGIEGENLNGVYSANEFLTRVNLMKAYRFPESDTPIKRGSHVIVVGGGNVAMDAARSARRLGADEVSIVYRRSDDELPARREEIEHAKEEGIIFRLLNNPVRILEGENMSVNGVECIKMELGEPDESGRRRPVAVDGSEHVIDADIVIIAIGTSPNPIIFDGSKGLEVTPWGTIVVNEAGVTSLEGVCAGGDAVTGAATVISAMGAGKQAAETINDYLSK; encoded by the coding sequence ATGTCAATAACACAGGAAATGCCTGAACAACCTGCTGATGAACGTATTCATAACTTTGAGGAGGTTGCATTAGGTTACACTGAAGATCAGGCTATGCTTGAAGCAGAACGTTGCCTCGAATGCAAAAAACCAAAGTGTGTGGAAGGCTGCCCTGTGAACATCGACATTCCTGGCTTTGTCTCTAAGATGAAAGAAGGCAATTTCGAGGAAGCTATCGGTGTTATCAAGAAAACGAACACCCTTCCTGCAGTTTGCGGCCGTGTGTGTCCGCAGGAAGAGCAGTGTGAGAAGCTCTGTATCCTTGGCAAGAAGAGTGAACCTATTTCTATTGGACGTCTTGAAAGATTCTGTGCGGACCGTGAGCGCGAGGCTGGTGTAAAGGATCCAGTGGTTGCCGAGCCAACCGGCAAGAAAGTTGCTATCGTAGGTACCGGTCCTGCCGGGCTTACTGCAGCATCGGATCTTGCAAAGGCGGGTCATTCTGTGACCATGTTCGAAGCTCTGCATGAGGCCGGTGGCGTATTGATCTATGGTATCCCTGAATTCAGGCTTCCAAAGGCAATTGTAAAGGAAGAGGTCGAATACATCATGAAGCTCGGAGCGGAACTTAAGGTCGACTATGTGATCGGTCGCATAAAGACCCTTGACCAGCTCGAAGATGAGTTTGATGCAGTTTTCCTTGGAACCGGTGCAGGTCTTCCAAAGTTCATGGGTATCGAGGGGGAGAACCTGAATGGTGTTTACTCTGCAAATGAGTTCCTGACCCGCGTTAACCTGATGAAAGCATACCGTTTCCCTGAATCTGATACTCCTATCAAACGAGGAAGCCATGTCATCGTGGTTGGTGGCGGCAATGTTGCAATGGATGCAGCACGCAGTGCTCGAAGGCTTGGTGCTGATGAGGTCAGCATTGTGTACAGACGCAGTGATGATGAACTTCCTGCAAGGCGCGAGGAGATCGAGCACGCAAAGGAGGAGGGTATCATCTTCCGTCTTCTGAACAACCCTGTTCGCATCCTTGAAGGTGAGAACATGTCCGTCAATGGTGTGGAATGCATCAAGATGGAGCTTGGCGAACCGGATGAATCTGGACGCAGGCGACCTGTGGCAGTGGATGGCTCCGAGCACGTGATCGATGCAGATATTGTGATAATTGCGATCGGTACTTCTCCGAATCCAATAATCTTTGATGGTTCAAAAGGTCTTGAGGTCACTCCATGGGGAACCATTGTTGTGAACGAGGCTGGTGTAACCTCCCTTGAAGGGGTCTGCGCAGGCGGGGATGCTGTGACCGGTGCGGCTACAGTTATCAGTGCGATGGGTGCAGGCAAACAGGCTGCAGAGACCATCAACGATTACCTTTCAAAATAA